One Flavobacteriales bacterium genomic window carries:
- a CDS encoding TonB-dependent receptor, producing the protein MPKLRISLLLAFVGLVTINAFGQGSGTISGTVLDGASDSEPMAFANVVTVGSNLGSTTDFDGNYSFSVPAGTYNVVISFIGYNVDTIKGVKVVAGQTTTLNHTLNQGSVALTTVDIVEKANKESEAQLLLERKDASGIVQSIGAQKLKETGSADVASGLGKVAGISVVGGQNVFVRGMGDRYNSAYLNGMPIASPDPDLKVIPLNIFRTAIVQNLNVQKAFEAPLYGDFAGGAINISTKDYPTEPMLEIRMGTGINTQRNGGDFYTYEGGSMDYFGFDDGTRAYPDEVRDLDFYNSRNDGKNDAFPYLFNRQTIATPINTQFGLTGGNYFRKDGGESAFGFLISLDHRNRASYQPGIYRLVNRQNDFQIDYDVQSWELETNTSALANATYEIDRNNKISYNFLLVNLSTDNFRETGETNGFHFDYSSPIFTRRYTFRQNTLMVNQMYGEHELGNWKVRWDGSWNRASSTEPDRRQIVYLRQGENYLINTLDFNENHRFYSELEENEYNARLMATYSLKTDDKGESLWDVTVGGEVKRKKREFDYRQVNIDFRNYVNADGDVMDPNNMEEVITPENFDNGKIAYREIGGLASVYEANLNINSFYFQTNGRLGARAEGMIGLRVEEGLQTLDYRDQVQPTIPKQEKLDQIALMPTASFKYDLNEKSAIRASASRTISRPAYREVGPFQYIEFFAGRQSIGNPELENGSNYNVDLRFETYPQPGNLIAITAFGKYLDNPIERVLVATASGQLESFINTESAVVGGLEFEYFQNLGRWFGEETGWKNFSLAFNASLMYSDVTINKEATVGGSSVISTNENRPLQGASPYLINADLTYTKRYGQNDQRKSTATLSYNVFGRRVFSAGAQGIGDIYEAPVNTLNFSLRNRLSKHWSLNFYARNILNPMINQEQESDPDISTNGPVVVNQFRRGVDFSISIAYDVF; encoded by the coding sequence ATGCCCAAGTTACGAATTTCGTTGTTGTTAGCCTTTGTTGGTTTAGTCACGATCAACGCCTTCGGACAAGGTTCCGGCACTATTAGTGGAACCGTATTAGACGGAGCAAGTGACAGTGAACCCATGGCTTTCGCCAACGTCGTTACGGTCGGATCGAACCTCGGATCGACCACGGACTTCGACGGGAATTACAGCTTTTCGGTTCCCGCGGGAACGTATAATGTTGTGATCTCATTTATCGGATATAATGTCGACACCATTAAAGGGGTGAAAGTCGTAGCCGGCCAAACCACCACATTGAATCACACCCTTAATCAAGGATCGGTGGCTTTGACTACGGTCGATATCGTTGAAAAAGCCAATAAAGAATCCGAAGCACAGCTGCTTCTCGAGCGTAAGGACGCCTCGGGTATCGTTCAGAGCATCGGTGCCCAGAAACTCAAAGAAACCGGTTCTGCCGACGTCGCTTCAGGACTTGGAAAGGTGGCGGGGATATCCGTTGTAGGTGGTCAAAACGTATTCGTACGCGGAATGGGCGACCGTTACAACAGCGCCTACCTCAACGGCATGCCCATTGCGTCTCCGGATCCAGACCTCAAGGTCATTCCCCTGAACATCTTCCGCACGGCCATCGTGCAGAACCTCAACGTTCAGAAGGCTTTTGAAGCTCCGCTTTACGGTGACTTCGCCGGTGGGGCGATCAATATTTCAACGAAAGATTACCCAACCGAACCTATGTTAGAAATTCGCATGGGTACAGGCATCAATACTCAGCGCAACGGGGGAGACTTCTACACCTATGAAGGTGGAAGCATGGATTACTTCGGCTTTGATGACGGAACCCGCGCATATCCGGATGAAGTTCGTGATCTGGACTTCTACAACAGTCGTAATGATGGTAAAAATGACGCTTTCCCATACCTATTCAACAGACAGACCATCGCAACACCTATCAATACTCAGTTCGGTTTGACCGGTGGTAACTATTTTAGGAAGGACGGCGGTGAAAGCGCTTTCGGGTTTCTTATTTCACTGGACCATAGAAACAGAGCTTCTTATCAGCCGGGGATTTACCGTCTCGTTAACCGCCAGAACGACTTTCAAATCGACTACGACGTTCAATCATGGGAGCTAGAAACCAATACCTCTGCTTTGGCAAATGCTACGTACGAGATCGATCGTAACAACAAGATCTCATACAACTTTTTGCTTGTCAATCTGAGCACGGACAATTTTCGCGAAACCGGTGAGACTAATGGTTTCCACTTCGACTACTCTTCACCCATCTTTACACGTCGATATACCTTTAGGCAAAACACTTTGATGGTAAATCAAATGTACGGAGAGCACGAGTTGGGTAACTGGAAAGTTCGTTGGGATGGTTCATGGAACCGCGCTTCTTCCACGGAGCCTGACCGTCGCCAAATCGTATACCTGCGCCAAGGTGAAAACTACCTGATCAACACCTTGGACTTCAACGAGAACCACCGTTTCTATTCAGAACTCGAGGAAAACGAATACAATGCCAGATTGATGGCGACCTATTCTTTGAAGACCGATGATAAAGGTGAGTCCTTGTGGGATGTTACCGTTGGTGGTGAGGTCAAAAGAAAGAAACGCGAATTTGACTACCGGCAAGTCAATATCGATTTCCGGAACTATGTGAACGCCGATGGCGACGTAATGGACCCGAACAACATGGAGGAGGTCATTACTCCGGAAAACTTCGACAACGGAAAAATCGCTTATCGTGAAATTGGAGGTCTCGCATCTGTGTATGAGGCAAACCTTAACATCAACTCCTTCTATTTTCAAACCAACGGACGACTTGGCGCCCGTGCAGAAGGAATGATCGGATTGCGTGTTGAAGAGGGATTGCAAACACTTGACTACCGCGATCAGGTACAGCCTACGATCCCAAAACAAGAAAAGCTGGACCAAATCGCCTTAATGCCCACTGCATCCTTTAAGTACGACCTAAATGAGAAAAGTGCGATTCGCGCGAGTGCTTCAAGAACCATCTCTCGCCCGGCATACCGTGAGGTTGGACCGTTCCAGTACATCGAGTTCTTCGCCGGACGCCAAAGTATCGGTAACCCGGAACTTGAAAACGGGTCGAACTACAACGTTGACCTTCGATTTGAAACATATCCACAACCGGGTAACTTAATCGCAATAACAGCCTTCGGAAAATACCTGGACAACCCTATTGAGCGCGTGCTCGTTGCTACGGCTTCTGGTCAGCTCGAATCATTCATCAACACCGAGAGTGCGGTAGTTGGAGGTTTGGAATTCGAGTACTTCCAAAATCTCGGACGCTGGTTCGGAGAAGAAACCGGTTGGAAAAACTTCAGCCTTGCATTCAACGCTTCATTGATGTACTCCGACGTAACCATCAACAAAGAAGCTACGGTAGGCGGTTCATCAGTGATCTCAACAAATGAGAATCGCCCGCTTCAAGGTGCTTCACCTTATCTGATCAACGCCGACTTGACCTATACGAAGCGTTATGGCCAAAATGATCAGAGAAAATCTACCGCGACCTTAAGTTATAATGTATTTGGTCGCCGTGTTTTCTCGGCAGGTGCACAGGGAATTGGAGATATATACGAGGCTCCGGTAAATACGCTCAATTTCTCCTTGAGAAACCGGCTATCTAAGCACTGGTCATTGAATTTTTACGCTCGTAACATCTTGAATCCGATGATCAATCAGGAGCAGGAATCGGACCCGGATATTTCAACCAATGGCCCGGTCGTCGTAAATCAATTTCGCCGAGGTGTAGACTTTTCTATATCTATTGCCTACGACGTTTTTTAA
- a CDS encoding Na/Pi cotransporter family protein, translating into MNYSLMDLLSLIGALGFFIYGMKVMSDGIQKVAGNRMRRILSAMTSNRVFGVFTGFIITSLVQSSSATTVMVVSFVNAGLLSLIESIGVIMGANIGTTLTAWLISIFGFKVKISAMALPIIAFGFPMLFSSRGSIKSWGEVLIGFALLFMGLEFLKDSVPDLQSNPQVLEFLSQYTDKGLLSTLIFIGVGTVITIVVQSSSAAMALTLVMCYQGWIPFQLAAAMILGENIGTTITANLAALVANVHAKRAARAHFLFNTFGVVWMIIAFPLFISGINNYMANNPTISGTGGRQYSFEQPPSQELFDTQLQQSLGDAGEFIEWTWVTPKKLNMHYSLFKAAGQGIDIDSLAAIRISEELVALGITAAQYHVVNIGARPSEEASAIPIALSIFHTTFNILNVLMLVWFVPFIARTVTRFLPAKGVDDEVFHLSFIGSGMMGTAELSIIEARKEISKFGEIIVKLYDAVPQLLHATEEKKFQKLMKRVAKYEDMTDRMELEIAKYLSKASESELSNDASRRVRSMLSIISDLETIGDLCYQIAQNLERRRAIKAYFTPELRQKSELMFIAVEKSISNMTQNLNRDYEKVTLTEAKDIEEEINDLRNKLRNEHLENIEKGLYPIHSGMYYNDLIHSLEKIGDHAFDVSEAIVLES; encoded by the coding sequence ATGAATTATTCTTTAATGGATCTGCTCTCGCTCATCGGAGCACTAGGGTTCTTCATTTATGGGATGAAGGTGATGAGCGATGGCATCCAAAAGGTTGCGGGAAATAGAATGCGACGCATTCTAAGCGCCATGACCTCGAATAGAGTTTTTGGCGTTTTTACCGGGTTCATCATTACCTCTTTAGTTCAATCGTCTTCAGCGACTACGGTGATGGTCGTAAGCTTTGTGAACGCCGGTCTCCTTTCGCTCATTGAGTCGATCGGGGTCATCATGGGAGCGAACATTGGAACTACCCTGACTGCTTGGCTGATATCGATCTTTGGATTCAAAGTGAAGATCTCGGCAATGGCCCTTCCGATCATCGCCTTCGGTTTCCCCATGCTTTTTTCGTCACGAGGAAGTATAAAATCGTGGGGCGAGGTACTCATTGGATTTGCCCTGCTCTTCATGGGACTGGAATTCCTAAAAGACAGCGTTCCCGACCTTCAATCGAATCCACAGGTTCTCGAATTTTTAAGCCAATACACGGATAAAGGATTGCTTTCGACCCTGATCTTCATCGGGGTGGGTACCGTCATAACCATAGTGGTTCAATCGTCCTCCGCGGCCATGGCCTTGACCCTGGTCATGTGTTACCAAGGGTGGATCCCTTTCCAGCTCGCAGCGGCCATGATCCTCGGTGAAAACATAGGGACTACCATTACGGCTAACCTAGCCGCCCTGGTTGCCAATGTTCACGCCAAAAGAGCGGCACGGGCCCACTTCTTGTTCAACACCTTTGGAGTGGTTTGGATGATCATCGCATTTCCTCTTTTCATTTCCGGTATAAATAACTACATGGCCAACAATCCGACCATCAGCGGAACTGGCGGACGACAATACTCTTTTGAGCAACCGCCAAGTCAGGAGTTGTTCGACACACAACTTCAACAGAGCCTTGGCGATGCCGGTGAATTTATCGAGTGGACTTGGGTAACTCCGAAAAAGCTGAATATGCATTATTCACTTTTCAAAGCTGCGGGTCAGGGCATTGACATAGATTCGTTGGCCGCAATTCGAATCTCGGAAGAACTGGTCGCACTAGGTATCACAGCAGCTCAATACCATGTTGTAAACATTGGTGCCCGCCCGTCCGAAGAAGCTAGCGCCATTCCGATCGCACTGTCCATCTTCCATACTACATTCAATATTTTGAATGTGTTGATGCTGGTTTGGTTCGTACCGTTCATCGCCCGTACGGTCACTAGGTTCTTGCCTGCCAAAGGAGTCGACGACGAGGTTTTCCACTTGAGTTTTATTGGAAGTGGAATGATGGGTACGGCGGAGCTTTCGATCATTGAAGCCCGTAAAGAGATCAGCAAATTCGGCGAGATCATCGTGAAATTGTACGATGCCGTTCCTCAACTACTTCACGCTACCGAAGAGAAGAAGTTCCAAAAGCTTATGAAGCGGGTGGCCAAGTACGAGGACATGACCGACCGTATGGAACTCGAGATCGCCAAATACTTGAGTAAGGCCTCGGAGAGCGAGCTTTCAAATGACGCCTCTCGACGCGTTAGAAGTATGCTCAGTATCATCTCCGACCTCGAAACCATAGGTGATCTGTGCTATCAAATCGCTCAGAATCTCGAACGCCGCAGAGCGATCAAGGCCTACTTTACGCCGGAACTACGTCAGAAATCAGAACTGATGTTCATTGCTGTCGAGAAGTCCATCTCGAACATGACCCAAAACCTCAACCGAGACTACGAAAAAGTCACTTTGACCGAAGCCAAGGACATCGAGGAAGAGATCAACGACCTGCGAAACAAGCTGCGAAACGAGCATCTCGAAAACATTGAGAAAGGACTATACCCCATTCATTCGGGCATGTACTACAACGACCTCATACACAGTCTCGAGAAGATCGGCGATCACGCCTTCGACGTGTCCGAGGCCATCGTATTGGAAAGTTAA
- a CDS encoding T9SS type A sorting domain-containing protein — MKRFYTLFALFLSISFTTQATTHNVGLGGPNGNTFNPANLMVNAGDTVVWINQGGFHNVNGSTSTFPSNPASFGNGTASASWAYSFVFSIPGTYSYQCDPHAGLGMSGTVTVNAAPAPAALNPGDIVFAGFQADAPDGFAIIPMVDLPGNLDISFTDRSWGPSSTNGGTFDWYSTTGEDTMTWTTPAGGVSAGTYIRFEDPSSGSDALIFGAGGTTVGSLGGISGSGDNIFCYLGSIPNPSFVAGIMTPRSNNINLTWLTSGLAASTESYLPPSLTDGFSAFVMASAHVDNGYYDCSLSVGDTVTLRSNIYNAGNWVTDDDVNIAGSANWPACNLTFGSAPTTSTVSFSTSSQSISESVGSLALTLQFSPTTTADDTVIVTLTPGIGLDPTDGSTAPAFDLITGEILIPVTAGTDSAQIILTVVDDAIVESSETGTFDITYVSGGLAAGSNTSVAITILDNDQVIPTYSIGDVTSNAADGSVDSALVYCAVEGIVLGVNMNANGAQFTVNDGSDGIGVYSPVALPGFTVNEGDEVRIIGSIDQFNGLTQIYADSAKVLSQGNPIPSPVVVAALGESTESELVEIQDLSLVDSSQWSGSGSGFNVDVTDGINTYTVRIDNDVDLYSMPAPSGTFHVRGIGGQFDSSSPFDSGYQLLPRYSADVIPAIGLNEFEKSIIAFPNPFTSSLKLNVDQTTEVRIWNTLGALVWSGEINGEVRVRTESWESGLYLIEFTSQNGSETHRVIKR, encoded by the coding sequence ATGAAAAGATTCTACACACTTTTTGCACTATTCCTTTCGATTTCCTTCACTACTCAGGCAACGACCCACAACGTCGGCCTGGGAGGCCCGAATGGAAACACCTTTAATCCAGCTAACTTAATGGTAAACGCCGGCGACACTGTAGTCTGGATCAACCAAGGTGGGTTCCACAATGTCAACGGCTCTACCTCTACCTTTCCCTCCAATCCGGCTTCATTCGGAAATGGAACGGCTTCAGCGTCCTGGGCTTATTCCTTTGTTTTCAGCATTCCGGGAACCTATAGCTATCAATGCGACCCACACGCGGGTCTCGGCATGAGCGGCACGGTAACGGTGAATGCGGCACCAGCACCCGCAGCATTGAATCCCGGTGATATTGTTTTCGCCGGATTCCAAGCCGATGCTCCCGATGGTTTCGCGATTATTCCAATGGTAGACCTTCCCGGCAACCTCGACATCAGCTTTACCGACCGCTCATGGGGGCCTAGCTCCACGAATGGTGGCACCTTCGACTGGTACAGTACCACAGGGGAAGACACCATGACCTGGACCACCCCAGCAGGTGGCGTTTCGGCAGGAACCTACATTCGTTTTGAAGACCCAAGTTCAGGTTCTGACGCCTTGATCTTTGGAGCAGGTGGGACAACCGTAGGGTCGCTAGGAGGAATTTCCGGATCCGGAGATAATATCTTTTGCTATCTCGGATCTATCCCGAACCCGTCTTTCGTAGCTGGTATCATGACTCCACGGTCAAACAACATCAACCTAACCTGGCTAACCTCAGGTCTGGCAGCTTCAACAGAATCTTACCTTCCACCATCGTTAACGGACGGCTTTAGCGCCTTCGTTATGGCCAGTGCGCATGTCGATAACGGTTACTACGACTGTAGCCTATCTGTAGGGGATACAGTTACCTTGCGCAGTAATATTTATAACGCAGGGAATTGGGTAACAGACGACGACGTCAATATCGCAGGTTCTGCGAATTGGCCCGCATGCAACCTCACCTTCGGCTCAGCGCCAACTACATCAACGGTCTCTTTCTCTACCTCCAGCCAGAGCATTTCGGAAAGCGTTGGATCATTAGCCTTAACTCTTCAGTTCTCTCCGACTACTACAGCCGACGATACGGTGATCGTAACACTTACACCCGGCATAGGATTGGACCCAACGGATGGGAGTACGGCTCCAGCCTTTGACCTCATCACAGGAGAGATCCTTATCCCGGTCACGGCCGGAACAGACTCGGCACAGATCATTCTTACGGTAGTGGACGATGCTATCGTGGAATCGAGCGAAACGGGAACTTTTGATATTACTTATGTTTCTGGCGGCCTCGCGGCCGGATCGAATACTTCCGTCGCGATTACCATCCTGGATAACGATCAGGTTATCCCAACCTACTCAATCGGTGATGTAACATCCAATGCCGCAGATGGATCAGTCGATTCAGCACTGGTTTACTGTGCCGTGGAAGGAATCGTTTTAGGAGTAAACATGAATGCCAATGGCGCACAGTTCACGGTTAATGACGGATCCGATGGTATTGGGGTGTACAGCCCTGTTGCATTGCCCGGATTTACGGTTAACGAGGGAGACGAAGTTCGCATAATCGGATCCATCGATCAATTCAATGGACTCACACAAATTTATGCCGACAGCGCAAAGGTTCTTTCACAGGGTAATCCTATTCCTTCTCCGGTTGTCGTGGCCGCTTTAGGTGAAAGTACGGAGTCTGAATTGGTGGAAATTCAGGATTTAAGCCTTGTGGATTCATCACAGTGGTCAGGCTCGGGAAGCGGCTTTAACGTCGACGTTACCGACGGTATCAATACTTATACAGTACGAATTGATAATGATGTCGATCTGTATAGCATGCCAGCTCCTTCCGGCACTTTCCACGTCCGAGGAATCGGAGGACAGTTCGATTCGAGTTCGCCTTTTGATTCGGGTTATCAATTGCTTCCTCGCTATTCAGCGGATGTGATTCCGGCCATTGGCTTGAATGAATTCGAAAAATCGATCATTGCCTTCCCTAATCCTTTCACTTCAAGCTTGAAATTGAATGTCGACCAAACTACCGAAGTACGGATATGGAATACCCTCGGTGCGCTAGTTTGGTCCGGCGAGATCAACGGAGAAGTTCGTGTTCGCACAGAAAGTTGGGAGTCTGGTCTTTATTTGATCGAATTCACATCGCAAAACGGATCAGAGACACATCGCGTGATCAAGAGATAG